From the Chryseobacterium fluminis genome, the window AAAGATTCTCTTTTTTCAGTTTTAAAAATACCGATCTTGTCCACCCGCTCTGTTCCTTCTCTTTCATCTTCAAAGTACACAATAAACAATTCGCCTCCCTGCACTCTGGGATTTTCAGCAGCCTCAAACAAATGTTTGGCTATATTTTCAGATTCCCAGAGAAACTTGGCTTTATCATCAAAAATTTCAGATACAGAACTGAAAACCGGATTATTCACCAGGTAGGTGTCACTGTAAAAATGGAAGGTTTCTTCGGATTTAAATGATCCTAAAAAGTAATCTTCAAGCAATTCTTCCATTCCTTCTTCCAATTGCAATTCCTCCTGAGAAAGCGTTAAAGATTCTCCGTTGATTTTATTTCCTACTCTGTGTACTACGATTTTTGAAAACATCTTAAATATTTTGGACTGCAAAGATATTAATTATCTTATATAATCAGCAGTATTTCATTCTGATAAAAACCTTATCATTCTGATATCCTTTTTTCATCCCTAAAAACTGGAATATACAACATAAAATACTGTTAATCAGGATATTGTATTTAAAATCATCGAAAGGAATATTATTTGACACTATGAACATCAAAACAGGAAAATGGACTTAAAAACACTTAACCGTCTGGATACACTGAGAAGAGCGAAAAGCAAAGGACCTGAAAGACCGGAATGGCTGAAACCCTATCATCTTTTGTTCATTGCATTTTTAGTGATTTTAATTTTCGGCGCCCTTATCAAAATTCTATAATTAAAACTTATTAAAATGAATTGTTTACAAGCTGTTCAGGAAATCTGCAAGGTTATTCCCGATATTCAGGATGAATTTACGGAGGATAAAACTCAAAACCCTTATTCGGTCATCCGGATTTTTACCAACCGCATAAAAGGTATGGTCCGGCAGGACGAAAGAAAGATTCTATTTAAAAGCTTAGATAAAATGGATGAAATTTACAGAAACGGAGATCAGATATTGAAAAATGCCGTTGAAAATATTTTCATCTATTCTTTTGACGGGCTTACGGTAATCTGTAATCAGGAATTCCGGAAAGTAATATTCAGTTATCTCTCCGATGATATGCAGAAAATATATTTCAGACAGATCTACAGCCATGGAATATAAATTTTTATTACATTTTTTGCCCGCTTTGTTACAAACTGCTTAAAACATACAAATATCAACCTATTAAAAATCAAATCTTTATGAAAACAAAAATTAGAAAAATATCTGACTGGAAAACGCTGAAGACCTCGACCAGCAGGCAGAATACAGAGATTTTAGCAACTCACATTGCTGTGATTATCGGTGTATTTATTTTTGCGGCATGCTTATAATTTTGGTATACTTTTCGTTACGGTAGATATGTTTGAAAAATTAATTATAATGAATGTCAATAGGCAAACGATTAACCAGAATCTCGCTGTAGAGTATTTAAAATTTTTCTATCCGCCATTAAGAAACGAAATTACACAATTGTCTGTCCAGAATAATTTCGCAGGAATTATTCAGGCAACCATAAATTATCTGAAAACACTTTTACAGGAATCAAAAATAAACATTATTGCCCATCACATTAAACTGATGGATCTGATTTACAAGGTAGGCGATTCCTATGTAAAAGATATTATCGAAAACATTTTCGTAAGGTCTTTTGAAAGTTTTAAAAAGCATACAAAGATTCAGCACTGGAAGGTTCTTTATCAGTATATGCCAGTCAACTTTCAGGTAATCTATAATGATCAGCAGCAACAGGATAAGATATTCTTCGGTAAATAAAACTTAACTAAAATAACGCCCCGGACAATTTTTGTCTGGGGAGTTTGCATTAATTTTTTCGTAAACACCTTTAACCGTATGAAATTATTTTATAGGTTTTGACTTTTCGCTTTTATGATAAATTCAACACCATTTTGCCGCTGAAGCGCTCTTTACGGAAAATTCAATGTGTTTTTAACCGTAGGATAATAATATTTTTACTTATTACATAAGCAATAAAAAATCCTTTCTTTTTCAAGAAAGGATTCTATATATAATAATTTTCTGATTATTTCACTTCTTCTAATATAACAAATACTGAAAATCAACAAATTACAAATCAATGGTACTAATATGATACTAATAATTAATTAGATTAAGATTAATAACAATTGGCAAATGTATTTTCTACAATCGTATGTAATAAAAAACTGTATTTTTTCAATTGATAGTGATTACAATCTTCTTGTTAAACTCGCTATTTTCTCATCGAGAACTATTTGTTCTACCGTAACACACTAATAAATTTTGTGCAGCTTAAATTAATGAAAAAATATAAGTTAAATTTTTTTACCATAGTTTTCATTTAAATCGAGTTCTTCATTCTCTATATTATTGAAAAACTGGTAATAAATATCATCACCATAATACATTACGGTGTTTTCTACAAAAGAATCGAAATCAATGTGATTTAATGTTTTATAATTCATTATTAAATTCGCACTAATAATCATTTCATTCATTTCATCGATAATGAGATTCACTTCATTTAGAGAAAATCCATTATCAAAATAGGTATTGGGATCAAAAAATGGCAACTCTATACATTTATCAATAAGCTTTGCCCACGGCACTGAAACTTCCTTCTTTGTCTCTTCGTATACTTGGATGCAAGCCAATATTCTTAAAAGACCTCTAGTAAAAGGATGATTAAAATTTAAAATGCTTACTCCATATGCAAAATTTGAATCGTAAGGTTTTTGAAATACCCCTATATCTGGAAAAACGTCAAAATTGTTTTCACTTAAGGCATCAAATAAGCTATAAACTAAAATATCAGCTTCTTCAGGATTTATCAGATTCATATCTTTTGCAGCAGTTTTAACCAACTCGTAATCTACCAGTGATCTCACATGAGATTTTGGCACCCAAACTGGCTGGATCAATGCGGGTCCGTCTTCCCAAGGTGACGATAAAAAGCGGTAAGAATGAAAATCGTGAGTATCATCTATATAAGACTTTACCAGTTGACTAGCTAGAATTGCTTGTGATGAAGAGTTGTATTCATTATATAATTCCGGATAGATAATATCATTAATAAGAAACTTATCACTTTTCCAATCACTGAGAAAGTGCTTCTCCTTGTATGATTCATCAAAACCTTTAAGTAAAATTTGTTTGAACCAGTAGGTATATTCTGGCTGTATGTAGATTTCCTTATCTCTAAAATTTCCCCATGTTTCAAATTTAAGATCTCCTCCATAATCAATGGTTAAAATGGGACAATTATCCAGACCAATTTCTGCAACTATTACGCTCACAGGAACTCTATAGAAAAACATCAAATATGTAAAATATTTTATTCTAATTTTAATATCTTCATCCAATAAAAATTCTCTATGGATCTTTACTATATGGGCAAAAAGATGTACTGAAATACTTTGATCCCAAGAAAAGTCTTTTTCTCTTACTTCAGTTCTGGATAGATCAATACTACTAAAATGACGTTTGGTATATTTAGCTACTACGAAGGGAACCATAAACCTTTCATTAACAAAGTATGAATCGAAATACATAGATTCCCTACCCTCGGTAGGACCTTCAATAGCATAAGGCGGATTTGCTTTGGGAATAATAATACCATCTAAATAAATTTTGTACGCATCTTTCGAAAAAGAGCTAGCCCCATATTTATATGTATTCGGCATATTAGCATGAGTAAAATTAGCCCATTCTCTGCTAATTTTTATCTTTCTGTCCTGGGTTCTTTTTCCTGGAGAAATTAGAGAAAAGTCAGTAGTGGGCCAACTACCGCCGGCTGCTTCCCTAATTTTAAGAAATGGATCTTTAGGAACAACAAAGGTTACTGATCCTACGATTCCTTCCATTCCCAAATCACTTTCAATTGTAAATTGTTTAGTTGTAAAAGTATCTTTTGCTAATTTTAAACTTTGGGGTAGAAAAACATTATTAAAATCAAGTGATGTATCCAATTTATAAATTTCATAACCCTGATATTTTTTCCCATAGAAAACAGCATCCTCAAAAGGATTTATTATAACGGTTTTATTATCATTCTCAGTTATCACAATAGGAAACTCAACAAATCCTACCAATTTTTTTAGATAACCAGTTATGTCAATGTCAGGATTATCATCAAGCTTACTTTTCACTTTATCTTTAGAAAGAGAAATTACGATCTTGGTTCCAATCTTATCTTTATCCTTATCAGGGTCATTTGCTGAAATACGGAACTGCTGATCAATATAAGGGATGTCAATATGGAGAACTTTTGCATCTGGCTTAATAACTAGGTCTCTGTATGTAGTGATGTGTATCTTGTCAGCCACCATAAAGCAGCTTAAAATTCCAACACCGAATTTAGAAATAGGATCCATCTCGAGACCAAGCTCTTTAAATTCTTCGCTACTGTAATAACTTCTTCCCGCAACACTCAAATAATTTTCAACAATATAACGATCCATCCCTATACCGTCATCAGTAAAAGTAATCTCAATATTATTGTTGTGTGTATCTCTTACATCAATCGTTATCTCTCCGAATGAGTTTAGTGTTAATTGTGTCTTTTTCTCTATCCATTCTTTCCGAAGTTTTATGGCATCGATACTATTTTGGAGAAGTTCCCTTATAAAAACATATTTATCTCCCTTATAAATTTCATCACTCAAGACCTCAAACATTCTGTTTCTTTCGAATTGAAATTTTATAGAAATTGGATCAAAATCAATCGGTAAAATATTCCATTTCAGATCGAATATGTTTAAATTATATCTACTATCATTAAGTTCCTGAAGTAAATCATTGCATCCAAACAATTGATCTTCACAAAAGGACTTAAGATCTTCTAATGCAGCAAACACCTCATAATCATCGGTTTGACCATCAACTTGAATCTCCCTTCCATTCTGAAAATGTTTCGTTGCTAATGAATTAATTGCCTCATGTTTAGCCCATTCCATTTTCGATCTCATGGATTGAGGGGCAACATGTTTATAAATTGTATATGGAGTCCTCTCGTTTGAAATATCAAAGAGATCAATCAGTCGCAAATATAAAGTTATAGCCCTTAGATTTATACTTTCTCCACGTACCATGTAACTGACTGGATATATGGACGAATTCTTTACATCTTTGAAATCAAGCCAATGTCCTACACAAACTCGTGCTGCAGCTTCTCCTATTCCACTGTCTATGTTCCAAAAATATTTTCTTACTCTTTCCGCACTTCTTTCTGCGTGTGTTAGCCTAATATATTCCTGCCAGACAAATTCGGTAACGTTATCATGTTTTTCATTAAATTTTTCCAAATGTTCTGAAAAAC encodes:
- a CDS encoding DUF7674 family protein — translated: MNCLQAVQEICKVIPDIQDEFTEDKTQNPYSVIRIFTNRIKGMVRQDERKILFKSLDKMDEIYRNGDQILKNAVENIFIYSFDGLTVICNQEFRKVIFSYLSDDMQKIYFRQIYSHGI
- a CDS encoding DUF7674 family protein → MNVNRQTINQNLAVEYLKFFYPPLRNEITQLSVQNNFAGIIQATINYLKTLLQESKINIIAHHIKLMDLIYKVGDSYVKDIIENIFVRSFESFKKHTKIQHWKVLYQYMPVNFQVIYNDQQQQDKIFFGK
- a CDS encoding HD domain-containing protein, coding for MNKFDSHIFSESLLLKALQEKSMQKSAHNDYLDIFLTFKKQVSLEVDFIVQNFPEYTPHNEEYHLRRLLVLADEILGSELISRLNATELLVLCLSIFGHDWGMAVSAAEKKQISSLFQNKDENFGLLRNERRCFSEHLEKFNEKHDNVTEFVWQEYIRLTHAERSAERVRKYFWNIDSGIGEAAARVCVGHWLDFKDVKNSSIYPVSYMVRGESINLRAITLYLRLIDLFDISNERTPYTIYKHVAPQSMRSKMEWAKHEAINSLATKHFQNGREIQVDGQTDDYEVFAALEDLKSFCEDQLFGCNDLLQELNDSRYNLNIFDLKWNILPIDFDPISIKFQFERNRMFEVLSDEIYKGDKYVFIRELLQNSIDAIKLRKEWIEKKTQLTLNSFGEITIDVRDTHNNNIEITFTDDGIGMDRYIVENYLSVAGRSYYSSEEFKELGLEMDPISKFGVGILSCFMVADKIHITTYRDLVIKPDAKVLHIDIPYIDQQFRISANDPDKDKDKIGTKIVISLSKDKVKSKLDDNPDIDITGYLKKLVGFVEFPIVITENDNKTVIINPFEDAVFYGKKYQGYEIYKLDTSLDFNNVFLPQSLKLAKDTFTTKQFTIESDLGMEGIVGSVTFVVPKDPFLKIREAAGGSWPTTDFSLISPGKRTQDRKIKISREWANFTHANMPNTYKYGASSFSKDAYKIYLDGIIIPKANPPYAIEGPTEGRESMYFDSYFVNERFMVPFVVAKYTKRHFSSIDLSRTEVREKDFSWDQSISVHLFAHIVKIHREFLLDEDIKIRIKYFTYLMFFYRVPVSVIVAEIGLDNCPILTIDYGGDLKFETWGNFRDKEIYIQPEYTYWFKQILLKGFDESYKEKHFLSDWKSDKFLINDIIYPELYNEYNSSSQAILASQLVKSYIDDTHDFHSYRFLSSPWEDGPALIQPVWVPKSHVRSLVDYELVKTAAKDMNLINPEEADILVYSLFDALSENNFDVFPDIGVFQKPYDSNFAYGVSILNFNHPFTRGLLRILACIQVYEETKKEVSVPWAKLIDKCIELPFFDPNTYFDNGFSLNEVNLIIDEMNEMIISANLIMNYKTLNHIDFDSFVENTVMYYGDDIYYQFFNNIENEELDLNENYGKKI